A genomic stretch from Serratia entomophila includes:
- the punR gene encoding DNA-binding transcriptional activator PunR yields the protein MWSEYSLEVVDAVARTGSFSAAAQELHRVPSAVSYTVRQLEQWLAVPLFERRHRDVELTPAGALFIKDARVVIKKMLDTRRQCQQVANGWRGQLNIAVDIIVKPQRCRQLVLDFYRHFPDVELQVQPEVFNGVWDALVDGRAEMAIGATRAVPVGGGFAFRDMGYMNWLCVASPGHPLAQLAGPLHDDQLRPYPSLCLEDTSRNLPKRVTWTLDNQRRLVVPDWVSALDCLCAGLCVGMMPAHRVLPLVQRGELVALQLQQPFPASPCCLTWQQDKPSPAMAWLLEYLGDSETLNQEWLGETLPEAARAPGSGD from the coding sequence ATGTGGTCTGAATACTCTCTGGAAGTGGTGGACGCAGTGGCGCGCACCGGCAGTTTCAGCGCGGCGGCGCAGGAGCTGCACCGGGTGCCGTCGGCGGTCAGCTATACGGTGCGCCAGCTGGAGCAGTGGCTGGCGGTGCCGCTGTTCGAGCGGCGCCATCGCGACGTGGAGCTGACGCCGGCCGGCGCGCTGTTTATCAAGGATGCGCGGGTTGTCATCAAAAAAATGCTCGACACCCGCCGGCAGTGCCAGCAGGTGGCCAACGGCTGGCGCGGCCAGCTGAACATCGCGGTGGACATCATCGTCAAACCGCAGCGCTGCCGCCAGCTGGTGCTGGACTTTTATCGGCACTTTCCCGACGTGGAACTGCAGGTTCAGCCGGAGGTATTCAACGGCGTGTGGGATGCGCTGGTCGATGGGCGGGCGGAGATGGCGATCGGTGCGACGCGCGCGGTGCCGGTCGGCGGCGGTTTTGCCTTCCGCGATATGGGGTATATGAACTGGCTGTGCGTGGCCAGCCCAGGGCACCCGCTGGCGCAGTTGGCCGGCCCGCTGCATGACGACCAGCTGCGGCCCTATCCCTCGCTGTGCCTGGAAGATACCTCGCGCAACCTGCCGAAGCGCGTAACCTGGACGCTGGATAACCAGCGGCGGCTGGTGGTGCCGGATTGGGTTTCGGCGCTGGATTGCCTGTGCGCCGGGCTGTGCGTCGGCATGATGCCGGCCCACCGGGTTTTGCCGTTGGTGCAGCGGGGCGAACTGGTGGCGCTGCAGCTGCAGCAGCCGTTTCCCGCCAGCCCCTGCTGCCTGACCTGGCAGCAGGATAAACCCTCACCGGCGATGGCCTGGCTGCTGGAATATCTGGGGGACAGTGAAACCCTGAACCAAGAGTGGCTGGGTGAAACGCTGCCGGAAGCCGCGCGGGCTCCCGGCAGCGGCGATTAG